The following coding sequences are from one Gadus macrocephalus chromosome 3, ASM3116895v1 window:
- the LOC132453578 gene encoding ras and Rab interactor 2-like produces MASSTFPMGPMDRSGSFFKLIDAFASEIGELKQEMVRTPSRKRRSRRLHSKGLEGEVSGLYLQSRHCSHRAGGERDSGYDSLGRRMSVLARLTQTHPVWLLLALGEEEARRILLRQPAGVFLVTRSAALQRKVLSVRLEDEGSSPCIQDFPVKESQYTFSLEHSGISFADLFRLVAFYCVSR; encoded by the exons ATGGCCTCCAGTACATTCCCCATGGGACCAATGGACCGGAGCGGTAGCTTCTTCAAG CTGATCGACGCCTTCGCGTCGGAGATCGGGGAGCTGAAGCAGGAGATGGTCCGGACGCCCTCGCGGAAGAGGAGAAGCCGCCGGTTGCATTCCAAGG ggctGGAGGGTGAGGTAAGCGGGCTGTACCTGCAGTCCCGCCACTGCAGCCACCGTGCGGGCGGTGAGAGGGATTCTGGGTATGACTCGCTGGGCAGGAGGATGAGTGTGCTGGCCCGGCTGACCCAGACGCACCCCGTGTGGCTACTGCTtgccctgggggaggaggaggccagacGCATTCTGCTCAGACAGCCAGCCGGG GTGTTCCTGGTGACGAGGTCCGCCGCCCTCCAGAGGAAGGTCCTCAGTGTACGACTGGAGGACGAGGGCTCCTCTCCGTGTATCCAGGACTTCCCCGTCAAGGAGAGCCAGTACA cCTTTTCCCTGGAACACTCTGGGATCAGCTTTGCAGACCTGTTCCGTCTGGTGGCTTTCTACTGTGTCAGCAGGTAA